CAGGCCTGACCTGTACTTTCGCGTGTGAGTCACGGCTGTCGAACGGCCGCGGTGCAGATACCTGCACCGCGGCCGTTCGCGCGTTCGCACCGGTGTCCCAAGCTGCGTTCGCAGCGGTGACATAGGCTACCGGGCTACGCCTCTCATCGGGGCCCACTGTTAGAGTTTCAGAGTTGTCTACCGTCCGACGGATCCCTCTCGATCCGTCGTCCCCGATCGGCCCGCCAGGAGGATCTTTGCTTTCCGCCTTCGTCTCGGCCCTCAGGACACCGGACCTGAGGCGGAAGATTCTCATCGCCCTCGGGCTCGTGGCGCTGTACCGCCTCGGTGCTACCGTGCCGTCCCCGGGCGTCGACTACGGCAACGTCCAGGCCTGTGTCGATCAGCTCGCCGGCAGCGAGCAGGCCGGCATCTACTCGCTGATCAATCTGTTCTCCGGCGGCGCGCTACTGCAGTTGTCGGTCTTCGCGATCGGCATCATGCCGTTCATCACCGCGAGCATCATCGTCCAGCTGCTCACCGTGGTCATTCCACGCTTCGAGGAACTGCGCAAGGAGGGCCAGTCCGGCCAGGCCAAGATGACGCAGTACACGCGTTATCTCGCCGTCGCGCTCGCCGTCCTGCAGGCCACCGGCATCGTCGCGCTCGCCGCCCGAGGGCAGCTGCTGCAGGGCTGCTCGGAGCCGATCCTCGCCGACGACAGCATCTTCGGGATGGTCGTCATCGTGCTGGTGATGACCGCCGGTGCCGCCGTCGTCATGTGGTTCGGTGAGCTCATCACCGAACGCGGTGTCGGCAACGGCATGTCGCTGCTGATCTTCGCCGGTATCGCGGCCGCGCTGCCGAGCGAGGGTCGCATGATCCTCGAATCCCGCGGCGGCCTCGTCTTCGCGATCGTCTGCGTCGTGGCCCTGGCCCTCATCACGGGTGTCGTGTTCATCGAGCAGGGTCAGCGCCGGATCCCGGTGCAGTACGCCAAGCGCATGGTCGGCCGTCGTATGTACGGCGGTTCGTCGACCTACCTGCCGCTGAAGGTCAACCAGGCGGGC
This window of the Rhodococcus pyridinivorans genome carries:
- the secY gene encoding preprotein translocase subunit SecY, which produces MLSAFVSALRTPDLRRKILIALGLVALYRLGATVPSPGVDYGNVQACVDQLAGSEQAGIYSLINLFSGGALLQLSVFAIGIMPFITASIIVQLLTVVIPRFEELRKEGQSGQAKMTQYTRYLAVALAVLQATGIVALAARGQLLQGCSEPILADDSIFGMVVIVLVMTAGAAVVMWFGELITERGVGNGMSLLIFAGIAAALPSEGRMILESRGGLVFAIVCVVALALITGVVFIEQGQRRIPVQYAKRMVGRRMYGGSSTYLPLKVNQAGIIPVIFASSLLYLPNLVAQLTGATTNPDPSWWQRIINEYLVNPNNPVYIAIYFALIVFFVFFYVAITFNPEERADEMKKYGGFIPGIRPGRPTAEYLSFVLNRITVPGSIYLGLIATLPNFFLSGSQTASSIFGGAAVLILVSVALDTVKQIESQLMQRNYEGFLK